The Streptomyces aurantiacus genome includes a region encoding these proteins:
- a CDS encoding aldehyde dehydrogenase family protein — protein MSGHQAQQTIHVGGEWRAAASGATRDILDPADAKPFATVSEGGVPDTDAAVEAARHAFDHGTWPRTPVTERAALLRRVADLLVRDRERLGLLESRDAGKTLEEGRVDIDCVADAFRYFADLVVGEGGGRVVDAGSDDIHSVVVHEPLGVCAMITPWNYPLLQASWKIAPALAAGDTFVVKPSEITPLTTVALIELLVEAGLPAGVANIVTGPGHSVGARLAEHPDVDLVSFTGGLISGTKVAQAAALTVKKVALELGGKNPNVVFADACATEEGFDTAVDQALNAAFIHSGQVCSAGSRLIIEESVRDRFVTELVRRAELIRLGRGTEEGVECGPLVSAEQREKTEAYVAAALAEGAVLRTGGARPEPSAVRPATGYFYEPTVLDQCHRDMRVVREEVFGPVLTVETFRTEDEAVALANDTEYGLAGGVWTADAGRARRVAGRLRHGTVWINDFHPYLPQAEWGGFGKSGVGRELGPAGLAEYRETKHVYQNLAPKPVRWFAG, from the coding sequence ATGTCGGGACACCAGGCGCAGCAGACGATTCATGTGGGCGGAGAGTGGCGTGCGGCCGCCTCAGGAGCCACACGGGACATCCTCGACCCGGCGGACGCGAAGCCGTTCGCCACGGTCTCCGAAGGCGGAGTGCCGGACACCGACGCAGCCGTCGAGGCCGCCCGGCACGCCTTCGACCACGGAACGTGGCCACGGACGCCCGTCACGGAGCGGGCCGCCCTCCTGCGCCGTGTCGCCGACCTCCTCGTCCGTGACCGCGAGCGGCTCGGGCTCCTGGAGAGCCGGGACGCCGGCAAGACGCTGGAGGAGGGGCGCGTCGACATCGACTGCGTCGCCGACGCCTTCCGGTACTTCGCCGACCTCGTCGTCGGAGAGGGCGGCGGGCGGGTCGTCGACGCCGGCTCGGACGACATCCACAGCGTCGTCGTGCACGAGCCCCTCGGCGTCTGCGCGATGATCACCCCCTGGAACTACCCGCTGCTGCAGGCCAGTTGGAAGATCGCACCCGCGCTCGCGGCGGGGGACACCTTCGTCGTCAAGCCCAGCGAGATCACTCCGCTGACCACGGTCGCCCTGATCGAGCTGCTGGTCGAGGCCGGGCTGCCCGCAGGAGTCGCCAACATCGTCACCGGCCCCGGGCACAGCGTCGGCGCCCGCCTCGCCGAGCACCCGGACGTCGACCTCGTCTCCTTCACCGGCGGTCTCATCAGCGGCACGAAGGTCGCGCAGGCCGCCGCCCTCACCGTCAAGAAGGTCGCCCTCGAACTCGGCGGCAAGAACCCCAACGTCGTCTTCGCCGACGCCTGCGCCACGGAGGAGGGCTTCGACACCGCCGTCGACCAGGCCCTCAACGCCGCGTTCATCCACAGCGGCCAGGTCTGCTCGGCGGGCTCCCGGCTCATCATCGAGGAGTCGGTGCGCGACCGCTTCGTCACCGAACTGGTGCGGCGGGCCGAGCTCATCCGCCTCGGACGCGGCACCGAGGAGGGCGTCGAGTGCGGGCCGCTCGTCTCCGCCGAACAGCGCGAGAAGACCGAGGCCTACGTGGCCGCCGCCCTCGCGGAGGGAGCGGTGCTGCGGACCGGCGGCGCCCGTCCCGAGCCGTCCGCCGTCCGCCCCGCCACCGGCTACTTCTACGAGCCGACCGTCCTCGACCAGTGCCACCGCGACATGCGCGTCGTACGCGAAGAGGTGTTCGGGCCCGTCCTGACGGTCGAGACCTTCCGCACCGAGGACGAGGCCGTCGCACTCGCCAACGACACGGAGTACGGACTCGCCGGAGGCGTCTGGACCGCCGACGCGGGCCGCGCCCGGCGCGTCGCCGGACGGCTGCGGCACGGCACCGTCTGGATCAACGACTTCCACCCCTACCTTCCGCAGGCGGAGTGGGGCGGTTTCGGCAAGAGCGGCGTCGGGCGCGAGCTCGGACCCGCCGGGCTCGCCGAGTACCGCGA
- a CDS encoding GNAT family N-acetyltransferase, translated as MRQKSASVSAAQVRTLRRFNRYFTRRIGVLDDHYLGQDRPLGEARLLFEIGAGASLKELRTRLGLDAGYLSRMVRALERQELVRVTVHPADSRLRLAELTETGRAELAEQNRRADGLAEGLLRGLSAEQRGRLTEAVAVAERLLRLAAVEVRAVDAVSADARACLAGFAAELDERFPEGYDTADLVPPEEIAVLLVAYEEERAVGCGALCALDAGTAEIRHLWIHPDARGLGLGRRLLTDLERTAAGRGHHVVRLDTHAVLTEAAAMYRTSGYAEIPAYDDNPHAGYWFEKRLRG; from the coding sequence ATGAGGCAAAAGTCAGCGTCGGTGTCCGCGGCGCAGGTGAGGACCCTGCGGCGCTTCAACCGGTACTTCACCCGCCGGATCGGCGTGCTCGACGATCACTACCTCGGGCAGGACCGGCCGCTCGGTGAGGCCCGGCTGCTCTTCGAGATCGGGGCGGGGGCGTCACTGAAGGAGCTCAGAACCCGGCTCGGGCTGGATGCCGGGTATCTGAGCCGGATGGTGCGCGCGCTTGAGAGGCAGGAACTCGTGCGGGTCACCGTGCACCCGGCGGACAGCAGGCTGCGACTCGCGGAGCTCACGGAGACCGGGCGGGCGGAGCTCGCGGAGCAGAACAGACGGGCCGACGGGCTGGCCGAGGGCCTGCTCCGCGGGCTGAGCGCGGAGCAGCGCGGGCGGCTGACCGAGGCGGTCGCGGTGGCCGAGCGGCTGCTGCGGCTGGCCGCCGTCGAGGTCAGGGCCGTGGACGCCGTGTCGGCGGACGCACGCGCCTGCCTGGCCGGGTTCGCCGCCGAACTCGACGAGCGGTTCCCGGAGGGATACGACACGGCGGACCTCGTACCACCCGAGGAGATCGCCGTCCTCCTCGTCGCGTACGAGGAGGAGCGTGCCGTCGGCTGCGGGGCGCTGTGCGCGCTCGACGCCGGGACGGCCGAGATCCGGCACCTCTGGATCCATCCGGACGCCCGGGGACTCGGCCTCGGGCGCCGGCTGCTGACCGACCTGGAGCGCACGGCCGCGGGGCGCGGGCATCACGTCGTACGCCTCGACACGCACGCGGTCCTCACGGAGGCCGCGGCGATGTACCGCACGAGCGGGTACGCCGAGATTCCCGCGTACGACGACAACCCGCACGCCGGGTACTGGTTCGAGAAGCGGCTGCGCGGCTGA
- a CDS encoding malate dehydrogenase → MTRTPVNVTVTGAAGQIGYALLFRIASGQLLGADVPVKLRLLEITPALKAAEGTAMELDDCAFPLLQGIDITDDPNVAFDGTNVGLLVGARPRTKGMERGDLLEANGGIFKPQGKAINDNAADDVKILVVGNPANTNALIAQAAAPDVPAERFTAMTRLDHNRALTQLAKKTGSTVADIQRLTIWGNHSATQYPDIFHATVAGKNAAETVNDEKWLAEEFIPTVAKRGAAIIEARGASSAASAANAAIDHVHTWVNGTADGNWTSMGIPSDGSYGVPEGLISSFPVTTKDGSYEIVQGLDINEFSRARIDASVKELEEEREAVRALGLI, encoded by the coding sequence ATGACCCGCACTCCCGTGAACGTCACCGTCACCGGCGCGGCCGGCCAGATCGGTTACGCCCTGCTCTTCCGCATCGCCTCCGGCCAGCTGCTCGGCGCGGACGTGCCGGTCAAGCTGCGTCTCCTGGAGATCACGCCGGCGCTGAAGGCCGCCGAGGGCACCGCCATGGAGCTCGACGACTGCGCCTTCCCGCTCCTTCAGGGCATCGACATCACCGACGACCCGAACGTCGCCTTCGACGGCACGAACGTCGGTCTGCTCGTCGGCGCCCGCCCCCGTACCAAGGGCATGGAGCGCGGTGACCTCCTCGAGGCCAACGGCGGCATCTTCAAGCCCCAGGGCAAGGCCATCAACGACAACGCCGCGGACGACGTCAAGATCCTGGTCGTCGGCAACCCGGCCAACACCAACGCCCTCATCGCCCAGGCCGCCGCCCCGGACGTACCGGCGGAGCGCTTCACGGCGATGACGCGCCTGGACCACAACCGCGCGCTCACGCAGCTCGCGAAGAAGACGGGTTCGACGGTCGCGGACATCCAGCGCCTCACCATCTGGGGCAACCACTCCGCCACCCAGTACCCCGACATCTTCCACGCCACGGTCGCCGGCAAGAACGCCGCCGAGACCGTGAACGACGAGAAGTGGCTGGCCGAGGAGTTCATCCCCACCGTCGCCAAGCGCGGCGCGGCCATCATCGAGGCCCGTGGCGCCTCCTCCGCCGCCTCGGCCGCGAACGCCGCCATCGACCACGTCCACACCTGGGTCAACGGCACGGCGGACGGCAACTGGACCTCCATGGGCATCCCGTCCGACGGTTCGTACGGTGTCCCGGAGGGCCTCATCTCCTCCTTCCCCGTCACCACGAAGGACGGGTCGTACGAGATCGTCCAGGGTCTGGACATCAACGAGTTCTCCCGCGCCCGCATCGACGCGTCGGTGAAGGAGCTGGAGGAGGAGCGCGAGGCGGTCCGCGCCCTCGGCCTCATCTGA
- a CDS encoding helix-turn-helix domain-containing protein has translation MPRWRALPDELDPQVREFASQLRRLVDRGGLSIAAVADRTGYSKTSWERYLNGRLLAPKGAIVALAEVTGTNPVHLTTMWELAERAWSRSEARHDMTMEAIRISQARAALGEFGPTPAKGGRNGKQARAGGSTTAAPTPGVAGPAGVAPTVPPQSPVQGDERRSPYGAGAGGDAGSGAGTGVRSGGWGVVATPPGSSGAAGPSGAGASGRGPSGAFGPSGSAGPSGPAGGPPQDARPQSGGSPDGQRRKRRLTMFLAGVVGALVVIAAAVFLTNSGGDGKDKNEARPTPSPTVSKELPAGVECSGADCAGKDPEEMGCGGTLAQTVEKAVVGTAQVEVRYSETCGAAWARITAAGPGDTVRISAGSAAAQTAEVDTDTDAYTPMVAVKNATQAKACATIQGAQEGCTK, from the coding sequence ATGCCTCGTTGGAGGGCCTTGCCGGATGAACTCGATCCGCAGGTCAGGGAGTTCGCCAGTCAGCTGCGCCGACTGGTCGACCGCGGCGGACTGAGTATCGCCGCCGTGGCCGACCGCACCGGATACAGCAAGACGTCCTGGGAGCGGTATCTGAACGGCCGGCTGCTCGCGCCCAAGGGCGCGATCGTGGCGTTGGCCGAGGTGACCGGGACCAATCCCGTCCATCTGACGACGATGTGGGAGCTGGCCGAGCGGGCCTGGAGCCGCTCGGAGGCACGCCACGACATGACCATGGAGGCGATCCGGATCTCCCAGGCGCGCGCCGCGCTCGGAGAGTTCGGACCGACTCCCGCCAAGGGGGGACGGAACGGCAAGCAGGCGCGCGCCGGGGGGAGCACGACGGCCGCGCCCACGCCGGGTGTGGCGGGCCCCGCGGGCGTGGCGCCCACGGTGCCGCCGCAGAGCCCGGTGCAGGGCGACGAGCGCAGGTCGCCCTACGGGGCCGGTGCCGGCGGCGACGCGGGCTCGGGTGCCGGTACGGGTGTGCGTAGTGGCGGGTGGGGAGTCGTCGCCACACCTCCGGGATCGTCCGGGGCCGCAGGGCCCTCGGGCGCCGGTGCCTCCGGCCGCGGACCGTCGGGAGCCTTCGGGCCGTCCGGTTCCGCGGGTCCTTCCGGTCCGGCCGGGGGTCCGCCTCAGGACGCGCGGCCGCAGTCGGGCGGTTCGCCCGACGGGCAGCGGCGCAAGCGCCGGCTCACCATGTTCCTCGCGGGGGTCGTGGGCGCGCTCGTGGTGATAGCCGCGGCCGTGTTCCTCACGAACTCCGGCGGGGACGGCAAGGACAAGAACGAGGCCAGGCCGACGCCGAGCCCGACAGTGAGCAAGGAACTGCCGGCCGGTGTGGAGTGCAGCGGGGCGGACTGCGCGGGCAAGGACCCGGAGGAGATGGGCTGCGGCGGGACGCTGGCGCAGACCGTCGAGAAGGCCGTCGTCGGCACCGCCCAGGTCGAGGTCCGCTACAGCGAGACGTGCGGCGCCGCCTGGGCCCGCATCACGGCGGCCGGCCCCGGTGACACGGTCCGGATCTCGGCGGGCTCGGCTGCCGCCCAGACCGCCGAGGTCGACACGGACACCGACGCCTACACCCCGATGGTCGCGGTGAAGAACGCCACCCAGGCCAAGGCCTGCGCCACGATCCAGGGGGCCCAGGAGGGGTGCACGAAGTAG
- a CDS encoding DUF3017 domain-containing protein, producing MASEVRGEGGTARTSDSEPGAVQPEREESDPEPEAGAEDSAEPLVQDGELTVRDAVSAPGPDGEPRRVTRRFPLFTRDTARPEGGGRAAPRDAPAPARQWPILAVTGLVGLGLLLTALDQFKVGTLLVGVALLVGAAMRWMLPDVGMLAVRSRFTDLVTYGVLGVTIALLAMMAQPNPWLELPFLDDTLHFTIRT from the coding sequence GTGGCGAGTGAGGTCCGGGGCGAGGGCGGCACCGCACGTACGAGTGACTCGGAGCCCGGCGCCGTCCAGCCGGAAAGGGAGGAGTCGGACCCGGAGCCGGAGGCCGGAGCCGAGGATTCTGCCGAGCCCCTCGTGCAGGACGGGGAGCTCACCGTCCGCGACGCCGTCAGCGCGCCCGGCCCCGACGGGGAGCCCCGGCGTGTCACGCGGCGCTTCCCGCTCTTCACGCGGGACACCGCGCGGCCCGAGGGCGGCGGCAGGGCGGCCCCCCGTGACGCACCCGCGCCCGCACGTCAGTGGCCGATCCTGGCGGTCACCGGCCTGGTCGGACTCGGTCTGCTGCTGACCGCGCTCGACCAGTTCAAGGTCGGCACCCTGCTGGTCGGCGTCGCCCTGCTCGTGGGCGCCGCGATGCGCTGGATGCTGCCCGACGTGGGCATGCTCGCCGTCCGCTCGCGGTTCACGGACCTCGTCACGTACGGCGTCCTCGGTGTCACGATCGCGCTCCTCGCGATGATGGCGCAGCCCAACCCCTGGCTGGAGCTCCCGTTCCTGGACGACACGCTCCACTTCACGATCAGGACCTAG
- a CDS encoding bifunctional methylenetetrahydrofolate dehydrogenase/methenyltetrahydrofolate cyclohydrolase, which produces MTAQILDGKATAAAIKSDLTVRVAALREKGITPGLGTVLVGDDPGSQKYVAGKHRDCAQVGIASIQRELPSTATQEEIEAVVRELNEDPSCTGYIVQLPLPKGIDENRILELMDPDKDADGLHPMNLGRLVLNEPAPLPCTPNGVLTLLRQYGVEIKGAEVVVVGRGVTIGRPMPLLLTRRSENATVTQCHTGTRDLASHLRRADIIVAAAGSAHLIRPEDVKPGAAVLDVGVSRSAEGKIVGDVHPGVAEVAAWISPNPGGVGPMTRAQLLVNVVEAAERSAG; this is translated from the coding sequence ATGACCGCCCAGATTCTCGATGGCAAGGCCACCGCAGCCGCGATCAAGTCCGATCTGACCGTCCGCGTGGCGGCCCTGAGGGAGAAGGGCATCACGCCCGGCCTCGGCACCGTCCTGGTGGGCGACGATCCCGGCAGCCAGAAGTACGTCGCGGGCAAGCACCGCGACTGCGCGCAGGTGGGCATCGCCTCCATCCAGCGCGAACTGCCCTCGACCGCCACGCAGGAGGAGATCGAGGCGGTCGTCCGTGAACTCAACGAGGACCCGTCCTGCACCGGTTACATCGTCCAGCTGCCGCTTCCCAAGGGCATCGACGAGAACCGCATCCTCGAACTGATGGACCCGGACAAGGACGCGGACGGGCTCCACCCGATGAACCTCGGCCGCCTCGTCCTGAATGAGCCGGCCCCGCTGCCCTGCACTCCGAACGGCGTCCTCACCCTCCTGCGTCAGTACGGCGTGGAGATCAAGGGCGCGGAGGTCGTGGTCGTCGGCCGTGGTGTCACGATCGGCCGGCCGATGCCGCTGCTGCTCACGCGGCGCTCGGAGAACGCGACGGTGACGCAGTGCCACACCGGTACGCGTGACCTGGCCTCGCACCTGCGCCGGGCCGACATCATCGTCGCCGCGGCGGGCTCCGCGCACCTGATCCGCCCGGAGGACGTGAAGCCGGGGGCGGCCGTCCTCGACGTCGGTGTCTCCCGCAGCGCCGAGGGCAAGATCGTCGGCGACGTGCACCCCGGCGTGGCCGAGGTCGCCGCGTGGATCTCGCCCAACCCTGGCGGAGTGGGCCCGATGACCCGCGCCCAGCTTCTCGTCAACGTGGTCGAGGCGGCGGAACGCAGTGCCGGCTGA
- a CDS encoding protein kinase domain-containing protein — protein sequence MSDEQRTPPQSPVPGDTPLKRLGATPLGSADPGVIGPYTPLGRLGSGGMGRVYLARPVDGGSGLAAVKVIRPEYAEDPDFRRRFEREATMHTRVGTPYAPELLDAGFQDELLWMATEYLPGLSLTDAVRECGVLEPAGLWRLVAELGRALSVLDATGIVHRDLKPSNVILSGQGAHVIDFGISQALDSSSITTTGNRVGTPAFMAPEYLREGRCDSASDVFSLAGTLIYAATGTAPFGNGTGVDVMHRVAFEEPKPELMEKLAAADASVAELLSACLAKNPAGRPTPHQLVEATAAHPRTPSWQEPLESRLLARRQACDALRHASAGQSVHVHTPARRVDPPAPGPALGPPAPGTHDSPMPPGRYAPPAVAVPDGPPALADGRPPAAKPGIPAAGRDRKKAYFAVVAGLAVCAVAVSAFLLTRPPSDRAASPSPTATGTTAADEGARVPLPGSADGTSASPRGEKDEAEKKDAEQATEAKGSGGSASGAAGGTGDAGGTPTDAATTESGGGSGGTTASPSPADTTAGTATPAWISECTYYSGSELTRRGDENERVTQVQCMLTRRGYSTGAAGVDGRYGKDTVSAVKAFQRDKGLSPDGKVGSDTWTALRSST from the coding sequence GTGTCGGACGAGCAGCGCACGCCACCGCAGTCTCCTGTGCCCGGTGACACCCCGCTGAAGCGGCTTGGCGCCACCCCGCTGGGATCGGCGGACCCGGGAGTCATCGGTCCGTACACACCGCTGGGACGGCTCGGCAGCGGCGGGATGGGCCGGGTCTATCTGGCGCGTCCCGTCGACGGCGGCTCCGGGCTCGCCGCGGTCAAGGTGATCAGACCCGAGTACGCGGAGGACCCCGACTTCCGGCGGCGGTTCGAGCGCGAGGCCACCATGCACACCCGGGTCGGCACACCGTACGCGCCGGAACTGCTGGACGCCGGGTTCCAGGACGAGCTGCTGTGGATGGCCACCGAGTACTTACCCGGGCTCAGCCTCACGGACGCGGTGCGCGAGTGCGGCGTACTCGAACCGGCCGGACTGTGGCGCCTCGTGGCGGAGCTCGGCCGGGCCCTGTCCGTGCTGGACGCGACCGGGATCGTGCACCGGGACCTCAAGCCGTCCAACGTGATCCTGTCCGGACAGGGCGCACACGTGATCGACTTCGGCATCTCGCAGGCCCTCGACAGCAGCTCTATCACCACGACCGGCAACCGTGTCGGTACTCCCGCCTTCATGGCCCCCGAGTACCTGAGGGAGGGTCGTTGCGACAGCGCCTCGGACGTCTTCTCGCTCGCGGGCACGCTGATCTACGCCGCCACGGGAACCGCGCCGTTCGGCAACGGCACGGGCGTGGACGTCATGCACCGCGTCGCGTTCGAGGAACCCAAGCCCGAACTCATGGAGAAGCTCGCCGCGGCGGACGCCTCGGTGGCCGAGTTGCTCTCCGCATGCCTGGCCAAGAACCCCGCCGGGCGACCCACCCCGCACCAACTGGTCGAGGCGACCGCGGCACACCCTCGTACACCGTCGTGGCAGGAACCGCTGGAGTCCCGGCTGCTCGCGCGGCGCCAGGCCTGCGACGCACTGCGGCACGCCTCCGCCGGGCAGAGCGTCCACGTCCACACGCCCGCGCGGCGGGTGGACCCGCCCGCCCCGGGTCCGGCCCTCGGGCCGCCCGCCCCGGGCACGCACGATTCACCGATGCCACCGGGCCGGTACGCTCCGCCGGCGGTCGCCGTACCCGACGGTCCGCCCGCGCTCGCGGACGGTCGTCCACCGGCCGCCAAACCCGGCATCCCGGCCGCCGGACGCGACAGAAAGAAGGCGTACTTCGCCGTCGTCGCGGGTCTCGCCGTGTGCGCCGTCGCCGTGAGCGCCTTTCTGCTCACCCGTCCGCCCTCCGACCGGGCAGCCTCCCCGTCGCCGACGGCCACCGGGACCACCGCCGCCGATGAAGGGGCGCGGGTTCCGCTGCCCGGTTCGGCCGACGGAACCTCCGCCTCTCCCCGCGGCGAGAAGGACGAGGCCGAGAAGAAGGACGCGGAGCAGGCGACCGAGGCGAAAGGTTCCGGCGGGTCCGCGTCCGGGGCCGCCGGTGGCACAGGTGACGCCGGGGGCACGCCCACGGACGCGGCGACCACGGAGTCCGGCGGCGGCAGCGGCGGCACCACTGCGAGCCCTTCCCCGGCCGACACCACCGCCGGGACGGCCACACCGGCCTGGATCTCCGAGTGCACGTACTACTCCGGCAGCGAGCTCACGCGCCGCGGTGACGAGAACGAGCGGGTGACGCAGGTGCAGTGCATGCTCACCCGGCGCGGCTACAGCACCGGGGCCGCCGGGGTGGACGGCCGGTACGGCAAGGACACGGTGAGCGCGGTCAAGGCGTTCCAGCGCGACAAGGGACTGTCCCCCGACGGCAAGGTCGGCTCCGACACCTGGACGGCGTTGCGCAGTTCGACATGA
- the purH gene encoding bifunctional phosphoribosylaminoimidazolecarboxamide formyltransferase/IMP cyclohydrolase gives MTAESTGTAESTKRVIRRALVSVYDKTGLEELARGLHAAGVELVSTGSTAARIAAAGVPVTKVEELTGFPECLDGRVKTLHPRVHAGILADLRLESHREQLGELGVEPFQLVVVNLYPFRETVASGATPDECVEQIDIGGPSMVRAAAKNHPSVSVVTSPERYADVLAAVRDGGFDLHARKRLAAEAFQHTAAYDVAVASWFASSYAPADESGFPDFIGATFEKRNTLRYGENPHQGAALYVDGTGGLADAEQLHGKEMSYNNFTDTDAARRAAYDHDDPCVAIIKHANPCGIAIGANVAEAHRKAHACDPLSAFGGVIAVNRPVSKEMAEQVAEIFTEVIVAPEYEDGALEALTKKKNIRVLRAHQGPAAQVEVKQIDGGRLLQAADRLQADGDNPSSWTLATGDPLSPGELDELAFAWRACRAVKSNAILLAKDGASVGVGMGQVNRVDSAKLAVERAGAERARGSFAASDAFFPFPDGLEILTAAGVKAVVQPGGSVRDELVVEAAKKAGVTMYFTGTRHFFH, from the coding sequence GTGACCGCCGAGAGCACAGGCACGGCCGAGAGCACCAAGCGGGTCATCCGGCGCGCGCTCGTCAGCGTCTACGACAAGACCGGGCTCGAAGAGCTCGCCCGCGGCCTGCACGCGGCGGGTGTCGAGCTGGTCTCCACCGGCTCCACCGCCGCGCGGATCGCCGCCGCCGGGGTCCCGGTCACCAAGGTCGAGGAGCTCACCGGCTTCCCCGAGTGCCTGGACGGCCGGGTCAAGACGCTGCACCCGCGCGTGCACGCCGGCATCCTCGCCGACCTGCGGCTGGAGTCCCACCGGGAGCAGCTCGGTGAGCTGGGCGTCGAGCCGTTCCAGCTGGTCGTCGTGAACCTCTACCCGTTCCGGGAGACCGTCGCCTCGGGCGCCACCCCCGACGAGTGCGTCGAGCAGATCGACATCGGCGGCCCCTCGATGGTCCGCGCCGCCGCCAAGAACCACCCGTCCGTCTCCGTGGTCACCAGCCCCGAGCGGTACGCCGACGTGCTGGCAGCCGTCCGTGACGGCGGTTTCGACCTGCACGCCCGTAAGCGCCTGGCGGCCGAGGCGTTCCAGCACACCGCCGCGTACGACGTGGCCGTGGCCTCCTGGTTCGCGAGCTCGTACGCGCCCGCCGACGAGTCGGGCTTCCCCGACTTCATCGGTGCGACCTTCGAGAAGCGCAACACCCTGCGCTACGGCGAGAACCCGCACCAGGGCGCCGCCCTGTACGTGGACGGGACGGGCGGTCTGGCCGACGCCGAGCAGCTGCACGGCAAGGAGATGTCGTACAACAACTTCACGGACACGGACGCCGCGCGCCGTGCCGCGTACGACCACGACGACCCGTGCGTCGCGATCATCAAGCACGCCAACCCGTGCGGCATCGCGATCGGCGCGAACGTCGCCGAGGCGCACCGCAAGGCGCACGCCTGCGACCCGCTCTCCGCGTTCGGCGGTGTGATCGCCGTGAACCGGCCCGTGTCGAAGGAGATGGCCGAGCAGGTCGCCGAGATCTTCACCGAGGTCATCGTCGCGCCCGAGTACGAGGACGGCGCGCTGGAGGCCCTCACCAAGAAGAAGAACATCCGCGTCCTGCGCGCCCACCAGGGTCCGGCCGCGCAGGTCGAGGTCAAGCAGATCGACGGCGGCCGGCTCCTCCAGGCAGCCGACCGGCTCCAGGCCGACGGCGACAACCCGTCCTCCTGGACCCTGGCGACCGGCGATCCCCTCTCCCCGGGCGAGCTGGACGAGCTGGCCTTCGCGTGGCGGGCCTGCCGGGCCGTCAAGTCCAACGCGATCCTCCTCGCCAAGGACGGGGCGTCCGTCGGCGTCGGCATGGGCCAGGTCAACCGCGTCGACTCCGCCAAGCTCGCGGTCGAGCGCGCGGGCGCCGAGCGGGCCCGGGGCTCGTTCGCCGCCTCGGACGCCTTCTTCCCGTTCCCCGACGGCCTGGAGATCCTGACCGCGGCCGGCGTCAAGGCCGTGGTCCAGCCCGGCGGTTCGGTCCGCGACGAACTGGTGGTCGAGGCGGCCAAGAAGGCCGGCGTCACCATGTACTTCACGGGGACGCGGCACTTCTTCCACTGA
- the purN gene encoding phosphoribosylglycinamide formyltransferase translates to MAKAKRLVVLVSGSGTNLQALLDAVASQGAAAYGAEIVAVGADRDGIAGLERAERAGLPTFVHRVKDYATRDEWDAALAEATAAYAPDLVVSAGFMKIVGKEFLARFGGRFVNTHPALLPSFPGAHGVRDALAYGAKVTGCTVHFVDDGVDTGPIIAQGVVEVRNEDYEDDGSALHERIKEVERRLLVDVVGRLARNGYRIEGRKVVIQ, encoded by the coding sequence GTGGCCAAGGCCAAGCGCCTCGTCGTGCTGGTCTCCGGATCAGGTACGAATCTGCAGGCACTCCTCGACGCGGTCGCGTCGCAGGGGGCGGCCGCCTACGGAGCCGAGATCGTCGCTGTCGGCGCGGACCGCGACGGCATCGCGGGCCTGGAGCGAGCCGAGCGCGCCGGACTGCCGACCTTCGTCCACCGGGTGAAGGACTACGCGACCCGTGACGAGTGGGACGCGGCACTGGCCGAGGCCACCGCCGCGTACGCGCCGGATCTCGTCGTCTCCGCCGGGTTCATGAAGATCGTCGGCAAGGAGTTCCTGGCCCGCTTCGGCGGCCGGTTCGTGAACACCCACCCCGCGCTGCTGCCCAGTTTCCCGGGCGCGCACGGCGTCCGCGACGCCCTCGCCTACGGCGCGAAGGTCACCGGGTGCACCGTCCACTTCGTCGACGACGGTGTCGACACCGGCCCGATCATCGCCCAGGGCGTGGTCGAGGTCCGGAACGAGGACTACGAAGACGATGGTTCCGCTCTCCATGAGCGCATCAAGGAAGTCGAGCGAAGGCTGCTCGTCGATGTCGTGGGGCGGCTCGCCCGCAACGGCTATCGCATTGAGGGACGAAAGGTAGTTATCCAGTGA